The window ATAGGCTAGATAGATCCCGACGGTGGACGACGCAAGCGCGAAATAGGCGCCTAGATCGGCGGCGCGTCTAGGCCCCAGAACCGTTGCGGCGGTCCTAACCCCGGCCGCCAGATCGCCCGGATAGTCTATGGCGGTCTTGACGAGCTCTCTGCCGAAATTTGCGAGTAGCGATGCGGCGAAGAGGAGCAATAGGTATATGTCTACGGCGCCTGCGGCCGCCATGCCGTAGGGGTAGACCATAGAGGTCAGGAAGGCGACTATGAAATTGCCGACGAAGGGCACGCGCTTGCCCTTCTCGTTGTAGAGGGCGCCGAGCGCGGCCGCCACTAGATATATAGTCAAGGCTTGCCAAGTCAAGAAAGACGCCAGGATTAGGCCGAGGAGGTAAGACGCGACGGCCACGGCCTTGGCCGCCCTAACGCTCACGGCGCCTGTGACCAGCGGCGCGTCGGGCCTGTTTACTCTGTCCTCCTGCAAGTTGGCGAGGTCGTTGTGCGCGAACATGCCTGCCTCAGCCAGAAACGCGCTGGCGCCTATCAGCGCAGACTCAAGGGGGGCTCTGCCGCCCGCGATGATATACGACGCGACGCTCGATATGGCTGTCAAGACGCCGTGCTCCCCTCTGATGAGCCGCCAGTACTGGCGCACGCCGTCCCTGGCGCTAAGACTTATAAATAATCCTATATCCGCCCCCGTGGCGAGGCTTCACTACAGCATGTCGGACGAGGACGTGATAAGGCTGGTCTTCGAGAGGTACGGGGTCAAGGTGACCGGGGACCAGATAGTTAGGGCTTACGGCAACGAGTTCAGGATGTCGTGGAAGAAGTCGGTCGAGGTGGGGCGTTTCATAAAGTACATGACGTTGAAACAGGCGAGGCAGTGGCTGGAAGACACTGCGAATTTGAGAAGGCCTATACCTATTAGGAGGTTCACCAAGAAACAAGCGCACCACGCAACGCCGTGGGGCAACTGGCCTGTGGCCAAATGGCCTGTTAAGGTTGCCAAGAACTATCTGCGGGTGTTGGAGAACCTCGAGAACAACGCCAGATTCAAGGGTCTCGACGTCGAGAGAGTTGTGATAGTACACGTGGCGTCGCATAAAGGCATAACTATCAGGAACTACATGCCGAGGGCTTTCGGCAGATCCACGCCGTGGAACGAGCAGACGGTGAATATAGAGATCGTCGGCGTCGAGCTACCCCAAGGCGTTGTGCCCAAGAGGCTCAAGCTCAAGGTGTTCAAGTAGCCGTCGTCGATATAAAAGTTATATATCATATAGTCCTCCGGGAAGCCATGCACATAGAGATAAGGGATCCGTCCCTCGTCGAGCGGCTCCGCAGACTCCTCCCAAGGCCCGACGCGCCTTACGACGACGCCATCAGGCTCTTGCTGGAACAGCCCTGCAAGATAAGGCTGATCGACGTTGCCAGAGAGGCCCTCAACGAGTTCCTAAACGATAAACGGCTCTACGACCTCTTCAAGAAGGCCGTGAGGGAATCGCTCGCCGAGCAGTTGCCCGAGCTCCTACAAGAGCTGAAGCCCGAGCTCATGGCGGAGGGATACGAGGGGGGCTGGGAGGCCGTAATAAACCAAGCCCTCAAGAGGCCGGACAAATGCCTTACCTTTTCAGAGGTGAGGAAGTACTACGGCAAGAACCTAAACAGCGTTATGTTGAGGCGGAAGGGTTTTGTCCAGAAAGAGCGAGGTATCTGGTGTTACCAAGGCGAGGCGCGCTCCTAGTCGCTCACGGACTCAATCCTTTTAGCCATGGCTCTGCCTCCAAGCAGATCCCTCACGCTGAAGAGCATGGCGTAGCCGTCCGCGAAACGGCCCGCGACCCTTTCCATTATGGTCTTCCGGGCGCGTGCGTGTACCATGAAGTAGCAGGGATACTCCCACTTGCCAGGCACGGTGTTCCTCAACACCACGTGGGTCGACTCCCTCAGCCGGGCCGCCTCCTCGCAGTCGGGCTTCCTGAGGACGACCATGGCGTTCTCCTTGAACCCCAACGCCTCGCCGTCGAGCGACGCGTGGAAATCCCTCAGAACGCCCATGTCTATGAGACTCCTCAATACGTCCAGCGCCTCGCCCACGCTTTTGCCTAGGACCTTCGCCGCCTCGCGAAACGGCTCGGCCACCAGAGGTATGGATCTCACCTTGGAGTAGAACTCCTTAGGTATGCCGAGGTTTTCTATAGGCGGAGGGTTCTCGGGCAGTATCCCGGATTTAGATCTGGAGATGCCCTCGTAGAGATCGAAGCGCACGTCGAGCTTATAGGTCCTGAGCGAGTAGAGTATCACGTAGTCGACGCCCCATCTCTCTGCTATAGATCTGACCTTCTCCTCCAACTCGTCCGCGGTCTTCGCCTTAGTGACGAACCAGACGTTGTAGGGCCTATAGTCCCTCAGATAGTTGTGGGTCACCATAGGGTCTCTATTTATGTCGGCCGCGACGGCGTCTACCCTATCCTCGGGGACCGAGAAGCCCACCAGCGCCGCCTCGAGGCCCCTCGCTCTGTAGTTCATGACGGAGCCTATCCTCCTAAGCACGCCGACCTCGGCCAGCCTCCTCAGCCTGTCTATGACCTCGTCCTCGCTCAGCCCAAGCGCCCTGCCCATCTCCTGGAAAGGCCTATCCACCAGCGGGAACTCGTACTGGGCCATCATCAGTAGCTCGACGTCTTTACTGTCCATGGAATCTCGTTTTCCATATAATTAATATAGGGATCGTGTTTATGGAGTGAAGGCCCCAATATTGAGGAAAGAGAGGAGGGACGCGGTCGCCGAGCTGAGGGCCGAGCTGAAGAGGCCCGGAATAGTGATGGTGCCCGGCGTCTACGACGTGATAACGGCGTTGCTCGTCCAGTCGATGGGCTTTAGGGCAGGCTACGTCTCGGGCGCCGCCGTCACGGCGTCTCTGGGGCTCCCCGATCTAGGCCTCATAACTCTCGACGAGATGGCGCGCGTGGTTAGGTACATAGCGTCCTCGGTCGATATACCTCTCATAGTCGATATCGATACTGGATATGGCGAGGCCCTAAACGTGGTCAGGGCCGTGGTGGAGTTCGAGAGGGCTGGCGCGGCCGGCGTCCAGATAGAGGATCAGGTATTGCCCAAGAAATGCGGCCATCTATCCGGCAAACAAGTCGTGCCCGCCGACGAGATGGCGAAGAAGATAAAGGCCGCCGTGGAGGCCCGGCGCAACCCCGACTTCGTGATCGTGGCGAGGACAGACGCTCGGGGGGTCACCGGCTTTGACGACGCCGTGGAGAGGGCGAAGCTGTATTTGGAGGTCGGCGCCGACGTGATATTCCCCGAGGCCTTGGAGAGCGAGCAGGAATTCGCCGAGTTTGCGAGGAGAGTTAAGGCCCCACTGCTGGCTAACATGACCGAGTTCGGCAAATCGCCGTTGATACCTGCCAAGAGGCTAGAGGAATACGGCTATAAATTTGTAATATTCCCCGTGACTCTGCTCAGAGTAGCGCTGGGCGCCATGAGGGAGGCATTAAGGACCATAGCCGATCTAGGCACCCAAGAGCCCCTAGTGCAGAGGATGTTGACCCGCAAAGAGCTGTACGAGCTCATAGGCTATTACGACTACGAGGATTTCGACAAGAAGATAGCAGAGGAGGTGGACAGAAAGCTAGCTGTTAAATTGAGGCCCGATAAGGTCCATGGATAGGATAACCAAGGCGCTGGCCCAGTACGCCGAGTCTATAAACTACGACAAGATACCCAGCGACGTGGTCCACGAGGTCAAGAGAAGGATACTGGACTCCCTCGCCGTGGCCTTTGCGGCGTACAACGCCGAGCCGGTCGCCCTGGCGCGTAGGGCTCTCTCCAGAGGCCAGTCCCAGTGGGGCGCCAGGATTCTGGGCACGAGATATAGGGTCGTCCCCGACTGGGCGGCCTTTGTCGACGGGGTGATGATAAGGTACCACGACTTCAACGACACCTACTTGTCGAAGGAGCCTCTCCATCCCAGCGACATGATAGCGGCCGCGTTCTCGCTCGGCGATATGTTGGGCTCCGGCGGCAAGGCCGTCATCACGTCGATAGCGGTGGGCTACGAGGCCGCAGTATCTCTATGCGACGCGGCCAGCCTCAGGAAACGCGGCTGGGATCACGTGAACTATCTCGGCGTCGGTAGCACGCTTGTCGCCGCAAAACTGCTGGGCCTAGACGCCGAGAAGACTCAGCACGCGCTCGCCATATACGCGGTCCCACACGCCGCCATGCGGCAGACCCGCGCAGGCGAGTTGAGCATGTGGAAGGGCGCGGCGGCCGCTAACGCGACGAGAAACGCCGTATTTGCAGCCCTACTAGCCGCCGAGGGGTTCACAGGCCCCTTCAAGCCGTTCGAGGGCGAGATGGGATTTATAAGGCAGTTGCTCTCGGGGGAATTCGACTACGGCCCTCTGGCGGAGATAGAGAGGCTGGTGCCGCCTCATAGGATCCTGGACACCTACATAAAGCCGTACCCCGTCGAGTACCACGCCCAGACCGCGGTCGAGGCGGCTCTGAGGCTGAGAGAAAGGGTCAGACCAGAGGAGATAGAGAAGGTCGTAGTGGAGACGTTCCAAGCCGCCTACGACATAATAGGGCCTAAGGATCCCGAGAAGTGGGATCCGCACACCAAAGAGACCGCGGACCACTCGATCATGTGGATAACGGCCGCCGCGTTGCTCTACGGCCCCATCACTGTAGACAGCTACGAGAACATCAGAGACCCGCAGATTCTCTCTCTCATGAAGAGGATGGAGGTGAAGGTGGATCCCGAGTTGGACAAGATGTACCCCAAGGCGCATCCCAACAGAATAACGGTGATCACGAAAGGCGGGGCTAGACACACCGAACAGGTAGACTACGCCAAGGGACACCCCAAGAACCCTCTGAGCGATAGGGAGCTCGAGGAGAAGTTCTACGCCAACACCAGACGGGTCCTGCCGAGCGGCATACAGAGAGAGGTCGTTGAGTTCGTGTGGCATCTCGAGGACAAGAACATGGCCGAGCTCCACGACTTGCTGGCTCAATAGTCGTCGATGATGTAGCGGTCAGCAACTTGCTTGGCGGTTCTGCCGGCTTTTAGAGGAGCGATGCTGGTTAATCTTCCGCCGTCCCCGTCTTATCTGATCGGGCAGGGCCTTTGTAAGCGAATAGCGATCCTATGCCCCTCGGTACAAGTTCTAGCGGCTCATGACTGGGCGTCTTGGCGTATCTAACTCTTGGCCTAGGCTCCGCCTGTATGGTAATTAGCCTATTTGGCTAGAAGCTTTATATATCTAATTTAATACGATTCGATAAACATGAAAATTTTCCTGCTATTTTATAGATAAATACGTTTTAATGATGCAAGATGTATGTGTCTAACTCCTCATTCCAGCTTGTCGTTTAACCTCAAACACACTAGACGAAAAGTAAGAATTTAAAAGGGCGAAGCAGTTTCTATCATGTCAGATTACCTGGAGAAGATAAAGGCGCAGATACCTAATCTACAACCCTACGCCGGAAAATACGCCGACCCCATCGAGGGCGAGTACGTCGTCTATACGGGGCCCGGCCAGCTCAAGGTGCCCGACAAGCTCGTCGTAGGCTACATAGAGGGCGACGGAACAGGTCCCGAGGTAGCCTATGCCGCTATAAAGGTCGCCAACGCCGCAGTTGAGAAGGCGTACGGCAAGGCCCGCAAGGTGTTGTGGTACGAAGTCCTCGTGGGCTCTAAGGCCGAGAAGCTGTTGGGGAGCAGACTGCCCGACCAGAGCGTCGAGGTCCTCAAGAAGATCAGAGTCTTCCTTAAGGCCCCTCTAGAGACGCCTGTAGGCGGCGGCTTCCGGAGCTTGAACGTGACGCTGAGGCAGATATTCGATCTGTACGCCAATATAAGGCCTGTGAAGTACTTCCCAGGTCTGCCCTCCCCTCTGAAGAATCCGGAGAAAGTGGACTTAGTCATATTCAGGGAGAATACCGAGGACGTATACATGGGCATAGAGTGGCCTTGGAACGCGCCCGAGGCGGCGAAGCTACGCGACTTTCTGAAAAAAGAGTTGAAAGTAAATATTAGAGACGATGCCGGGATCGGCATAAAGCCCATAAGCAAGTTCGGGACCCAGAGGATAGCCAGGCTCGCCTTGAAGTTCGCCATCGAGAACAAGAGAAGATCCGTGACGATAATGCACAAGGGCAATATACAGAAGTACACCGAGGGCGCCTTCAGAGACTGGGCGTACGAGGTCGCCAGAACGGAGTTCAGAGATTACGTAGTGTTCGAGGAGGAATTGCCCCAGTACGGCGGAAAGGTGCCGCCCGGCAAGGTGCTCGTCAACGATAGAATCGCCGACAATATGCTCCAGCAACTGCTCACGCGCACGGGCGAATACGACGTAATCCTTGCGCCGAATCTAAACGGCGACTACGTAAGCGACGAGGCGGCCGGCTTAGTCGGAGGCCTTGGCGTAGCCCCCGGCATAGACGTAGGCGACTGGGGCATGATGGCGGAGCCCGTCCACGGCACCGCGCCTAAGTACACGGGCAAGAACTACGTCAACCCAACCGCGACTATACTGGCTCTCGAGCTGTTGTTCAGATTCATAGGCTGGAGAGAGGCCGCCGACTTGATACTGAGGGGCGTCAGCAAGACCTACGAGGAGGGCTATTTCACCGGGGATCTCGCCAGGCAGATGACCGAGGAGGAGAAGAAGGCGGTTAAGGAGGTTCTGGGCACTCAAGAATTCGCCGAGAAGGTCGCCGAGATAATAAAAACTGAGCTCTAAAAACTACACCTCTTTTGCATATATAGATTCGATGGGTCTGAAATTCATCTTTTTATAGAATTCTATTGCTATTTCATTGAGAGCAGGGAAGTCGGCCATTATCATCTGCGCGCCCTTGCGCCTCAAGGCATCCATAATCTCCGACATCATTCTCTTGCCAAGACCTTTACGTCTGAACTCTGGCAGGATATAGAACTCCCTTATGATGCCTGCCATCCTCGGCTCGTAGAAGAGGCGATCCTCGACGTCGCCTACGACGACTCCTACAGCTCTTCCATCTATCTCTGCAACTAACACGACAGAGTTAGGGGACGATATTTTCGACTTAATGTACTCCTTGGACACGGCGAGGAGGTTTTCGGCGGGTCTCAATAGCGGATCAAACTCGCCGTTTAGCTTTTTCAAACGCGCTATCAGATCAGCCAAGGCGTCAACATCGCTCTCCAACGCGGCCCGAATCACTATGTTGGGATACATGGTAGGAACCGCCAAGACCCTATTAAAGCAATATTACGTCTAGATCGGAACTATATAGCGCCTATCGCC of the Thermoproteus uzoniensis 768-20 genome contains:
- a CDS encoding geranylgeranylglycerol-phosphate geranylgeranyltransferase, producing MRQYWRLIRGEHGVLTAISSVASYIIAGGRAPLESALIGASAFLAEAGMFAHNDLANLQEDRVNRPDAPLVTGAVSVRAAKAVAVASYLLGLILASFLTWQALTIYLVAAALGALYNEKGKRVPFVGNFIVAFLTSMVYPYGMAAAGAVDIYLLLLFAASLLANFGRELVKTAIDYPGDLAAGVRTAATVLGPRRAADLGAYFALASSTVGIYLAYALTASGMYVLLAGVASTTAALIVLSILCIRGRWQLFRRGSLAAFGITLIALLAQGVLIAIF
- a CDS encoding 50S ribosomal protein L22; its protein translation is MARLHYSMSDEDVIRLVFERYGVKVTGDQIVRAYGNEFRMSWKKSVEVGRFIKYMTLKQARQWLEDTANLRRPIPIRRFTKKQAHHATPWGNWPVAKWPVKVAKNYLRVLENLENNARFKGLDVERVVIVHVASHKGITIRNYMPRAFGRSTPWNEQTVNIEIVGVELPQGVVPKRLKLKVFK
- a CDS encoding Lrp/AsnC family transcriptional regulator, whose amino-acid sequence is MDSKDVELLMMAQYEFPLVDRPFQEMGRALGLSEDEVIDRLRRLAEVGVLRRIGSVMNYRARGLEAALVGFSVPEDRVDAVAADINRDPMVTHNYLRDYRPYNVWFVTKAKTADELEEKVRSIAERWGVDYVILYSLRTYKLDVRFDLYEGISRSKSGILPENPPPIENLGIPKEFYSKVRSIPLVAEPFREAAKVLGKSVGEALDVLRSLIDMGVLRDFHASLDGEALGFKENAMVVLRKPDCEEAARLRESTHVVLRNTVPGKWEYPCYFMVHARARKTIMERVAGRFADGYAMLFSVRDLLGGRAMAKRIESVSD
- the prpB gene encoding methylisocitrate lyase; translation: MKAPILRKERRDAVAELRAELKRPGIVMVPGVYDVITALLVQSMGFRAGYVSGAAVTASLGLPDLGLITLDEMARVVRYIASSVDIPLIVDIDTGYGEALNVVRAVVEFERAGAAGVQIEDQVLPKKCGHLSGKQVVPADEMAKKIKAAVEARRNPDFVIVARTDARGVTGFDDAVERAKLYLEVGADVIFPEALESEQEFAEFARRVKAPLLANMTEFGKSPLIPAKRLEEYGYKFVIFPVTLLRVALGAMREALRTIADLGTQEPLVQRMLTRKELYELIGYYDYEDFDKKIAEEVDRKLAVKLRPDKVHG
- a CDS encoding MmgE/PrpD family protein, with translation MDRITKALAQYAESINYDKIPSDVVHEVKRRILDSLAVAFAAYNAEPVALARRALSRGQSQWGARILGTRYRVVPDWAAFVDGVMIRYHDFNDTYLSKEPLHPSDMIAAAFSLGDMLGSGGKAVITSIAVGYEAAVSLCDAASLRKRGWDHVNYLGVGSTLVAAKLLGLDAEKTQHALAIYAVPHAAMRQTRAGELSMWKGAAAANATRNAVFAALLAAEGFTGPFKPFEGEMGFIRQLLSGEFDYGPLAEIERLVPPHRILDTYIKPYPVEYHAQTAVEAALRLRERVRPEEIEKVVVETFQAAYDIIGPKDPEKWDPHTKETADHSIMWITAAALLYGPITVDSYENIRDPQILSLMKRMEVKVDPELDKMYPKAHPNRITVITKGGARHTEQVDYAKGHPKNPLSDRELEEKFYANTRRVLPSGIQREVVEFVWHLEDKNMAELHDLLAQ
- a CDS encoding NADP-dependent isocitrate dehydrogenase; its protein translation is MSDYLEKIKAQIPNLQPYAGKYADPIEGEYVVYTGPGQLKVPDKLVVGYIEGDGTGPEVAYAAIKVANAAVEKAYGKARKVLWYEVLVGSKAEKLLGSRLPDQSVEVLKKIRVFLKAPLETPVGGGFRSLNVTLRQIFDLYANIRPVKYFPGLPSPLKNPEKVDLVIFRENTEDVYMGIEWPWNAPEAAKLRDFLKKELKVNIRDDAGIGIKPISKFGTQRIARLALKFAIENKRRSVTIMHKGNIQKYTEGAFRDWAYEVARTEFRDYVVFEEELPQYGGKVPPGKVLVNDRIADNMLQQLLTRTGEYDVILAPNLNGDYVSDEAAGLVGGLGVAPGIDVGDWGMMAEPVHGTAPKYTGKNYVNPTATILALELLFRFIGWREAADLILRGVSKTYEEGYFTGDLARQMTEEEKKAVKEVLGTQEFAEKVAEIIKTEL
- a CDS encoding GNAT family N-acetyltransferase → MYPNIVIRAALESDVDALADLIARLKKLNGEFDPLLRPAENLLAVSKEYIKSKISSPNSVVLVAEIDGRAVGVVVGDVEDRLFYEPRMAGIIREFYILPEFRRKGLGKRMMSEIMDALRRKGAQMIMADFPALNEIAIEFYKKMNFRPIESIYAKEV